In Drosophila subpulchrella strain 33 F10 #4 breed RU33 chromosome X, RU_Dsub_v1.1 Primary Assembly, whole genome shotgun sequence, the DNA window ACAGAATATTACttgaatattattttaatatcctACCCAATGCGAACgattcaatatttttgtacataTCATAGTAGATTTTTACCTGTATACACTATTATATTAATGCTCATTTTATTTACAATGTAATTTATTctacaatttaatttattataattttaattccttacaaaataaaatcctATTTATAGTCAtattgtattctcttatttaaattcattacaaaataaaatccCTATCAAGCataattaattgaaattgtTAAATCCTGTGCAAAAGTCGTATCCCTATTTACTCTTAATCCACATAAACATAATCTTCACCATAAATAACCAATTACGGATTCTATTTCCTTGCAGCCAATTGCAGCTGCCTTTTGCTCGGATTTCGGAAAGGGGCAGGTGAAAATGCAAATTTACCTCTCGCCTATAAAAATGCCGGGTGGAAAAAATCTCGCAGcccaaaatacaaaataccaaGAACACAGTCCGCAGGAAAATTCTTTGCAAATTTTCAACAGAATCTTTAAGTCCATCAAGATGTGTAGTTCACTTGATCGAGATCTAAGGTATAGCGTACGTTTCTCACAATGAAAAAgtttctttattaaaaaaaaaggttttaaatTCAGTAgtttaaataaacacaatGTGTGACTATTTGAATCAAGGAacaggtaaaaaaaaattattaagaataACTAACAAATATGCGCTCATACCTTTAAAAACGTGGAAATAGCTTTAATAttgtggaatattttttactttgaAGTGTTGATATCTTAGGGTCGATGAAGCTTCGTTCACTGATAAAAATATCAATAACTAGGttaaactaatttaatttttttcagttaagaaatacaaattgaAACTTATACAGAAATTGTATATAACGCTTTCTTGGCTATATGTACTTTCGAAAGATACTGAATCTTTAAAATCTAGCAAAAACTTCCTAAAGCTATAAATTTCGTAAGATACTAAATTTTTAGATTCTAGCAAAAACACCTTGAAGCTATACATTTTTCATTCAAACAAGATGATGCTGTATTAAATTTTCAAGTTCATTATCAAATAGCTCCTTAAACTTCGAACAATATACATTGAAACATTTCCAATGAGCTTAAGGAATTATTTCCAGGAGCAGGAAGGGAATCCCTAGGAtattatacatatgtacatcaTCCACTTTGGGATCCCCCAGCCAAAAAGGAGAAAGAAACTTTTCCCATTTTCAAGGAAGCGCAGAAGGAATCCAAACTTATGACAAACAGAGAACGAGGAAAATTGGAAAATGCGGAGCTGAGAGAAAGAGAGGAGAGCAAAAGAGGAGCCAGAAAACGAGGGCAGCAATATGAGGCGCAAAAGGGGGCGGTGGAAAAGTGGGGCGGGGCGGCCTAAATCGCTTTGGGTCGCTCAGAAAACACAAAAACCAGAAGAAAAGCGGGGTGGAATGGGGTGGTACGGTCACCAAATCGAGGGCTGCTTTTTCCCCATGTACAATATAACACAGCAGATAGccggaaaaaaaaaagaaaaacagaaaCCCAGGGAAGGGAAATATATactgaaatatatatataaacagaGTGTGTACCCCGCCTTCCAGCGTGAAAATCCATAGAACGCAAAGGAAAATGCGGAAGTACAGAAACGAAAAGCGTCACAGGCTGTGAATTCGGGAAAGTTGAAAGGTAGGGGGAACAAAAGGGTAACCTGAAGGTCGGTGGTCTCTCCAAAACGAAAAAGGTACCCAGAAATGTAAGGAAAAGCCAACCAAGAAAGAGTAGCAAAGGTTGCCTCGACTTTCCATATGCAGATGGGTGAAAGCTTAATCACTGAGAAatcaaaaacccaaaaaattaGAAAGTCTATAGCAAGCACAAGACTCTTAGGGAAAATTGACAATATAAAATAACGACGATATCTAGGAAAATATCATATTTACCTATTGCCTAAAACTAActcaatttaaaaacttttgtaattttttttattatttcataaGCATGTTTGAGATATCTAGGAAAATATCATATTTACCTATTTTTTGAAACTAACTCAATTTAAAAACCATTTtggtactttttttttattattttataggCATGTTTGAGATTTTCTATAATAATGTTAACAGTTTTCTATTGAATTTTTAGTAAAATTGTCAAATTGAGCAAATAATTAAATACTGAAATTAATCCGCGACATATAAACACCCTATaccattttaaataaatgttaattCAATGGTAAACAAATAAGGTCAGCCTTTTATTGATGGAAATGAATACAGCATTGACACCATTTAGCAGACATTTTTCTCCAGTGTACTAGTGAATTGtggagcaacaacaaaaaggcAGAAAAACTTTACAGTTTGATAACAGTAGTCGGCTAATTTGGAGCACAGTTGTGTAAATAGAGCAGCACTATTGTGTacgtgtgtgtgcgtgtgcaaGAAACAGCTGATAAAAGCCCATATatgcatataaatatatgtatatatccaAATATATATAGCTCTCTTTCTAACTGTCAGCTGGGCGAGTGAGTCATGCACCCGTATGTATGAATGGATCTGTCTGGAAAACAAAATCACAACAGCATTGCCAGACGCAAACAGCGATCCATCGAACATTCCAGCTGATCGCGAGCGtgcattgttgttgctattTCAAGTGTTTCCAGTATCCAAAACATTGAGCGAGCCTAACCAGTACAGTGGGCACTCGCAATCGAAGTtttggaaaattaaatattttcgataaaatatttttcaatataaaaatttaattctatCTAGTTACAGATTTTCCAATATTTATCtaaaaaaataagaacaaATACTTTCCAAATCATTGACAGTTCGCTGCATTTTTGACATTAAATAACAATTACAACCACCTTTCTTATCTGAACAATTTATGTTAACCAAGTACCAGATAAATGCATGTATCTTGATTTTGGTATATTTACCCGGTGATCACTGTAGAGCGGTTTTTAGTTACTGCCGACCAAATAAGGTACAACGATCATGGGGAAATATGTAACTTGTAATTTGCGCCAGGGAATGACCTCAGTGGAATGCGAAAAGGTAGAGGAAAAGAGTAGGGGGCGGCGGGGGTACTTGCTACCACCATTCCAATATTCCAATACTTTTTCCCAAACGATCGTGGCGATGTCATTGCCAACAGCAAGTAGGGGAATGACCCGCGGAGATGGAGAGAAGAGGGCGAAAGAGGAGCAAAAGAGCAGAGGCGGGGAGGAGAGAAATGCAGCTGCCCCTCCCCTTCCAGCCAGCTGCCCCTTCTCCTACCAGCCAGCTGCAACttggaaaacaaaaaacacggCAGCTGAGCGtgcgaaagagagggaaatcgTACACCAATCGAACTTCCTACCTGCCTGAAAAAGCCCTGATCCCGTTCTCTTCAATGGAAGAGGGAAGGCCATAAAACGAAAAGGCGCGTGTCGTTAATGAGGATCGTCTAAATTATAGGTCGTCGTCTCAAGCTATATAAACACTGATCGAAGAAATGGCCATTATTTTAATTGCAAATGCACTGCGGAACACCCAAATATGGCATATCTTAGCCAAATGTaacgcaaaacaacaaaaacacgTTGCCTTCAACGATAACAGCTGGCAATGCCGTCACAACAGTCAACTGCCGAAAAATAGTTCCAAATATAAGTCCTTTAATTATGAGTCTTTTTGAAATAATTAAACacttgatatatatatattccgcATAGTTAATAATGCAAAGAAACTTTGGACATGATTTTGGTAAATTACTTATTCAAAAACCTTTTAAGTAACAATACATATTATATTCACGATTTTAATCCTAAATGGCTTTGTAAAATGTTCCTTTTTCATACATATTAGGTTAGATTTTTAGATATTGTAAAAACAAGTATTGTTTTCTTAGAATGGTTTTATTACTTCATACACTTACGGCGTAGATATTTTGAAGACTATTTGCAACTACGTCTGAACATATTCTCCCAGGACAATTCAAAAACTCCACCTAATGCGCAGCCAAAAACACATGGCATGTGATATATTGATAAACAGgaagtacatatgtatgtatacagGATATGCATACATAGGTAGTCAAAGTGCAGCGGAACTAAAGTGGAAAAAGGGGACACAGTAAAAACTCAGGTAAACCTATTCCAGAATTTTCAGACATTTCTTGCTGGACGCGACTGTATGCATGTgttggttgttgtttgtttcttatatttttcattatttcttTCGCTTCTTTGCCCAAAAAGTACAAATCACTTACCCATTTTATCATTGTTTAGTTAGAGACTAGAAGCTAAACAATGGAATTAAACACTCACACAAACAGCCACTCCCCTATGTTTTGGTTAAGTATTTTTACCACTTACTGCTTTTATGTATATATGTGAAATTTGGGCGATGTTTGTTGCCCATGTACTACGCAACTGTAAcggaaccaaaaaaaaaaaacaaagtgtAAGCCAAGCGCATGAATCGGCGTGTGTGTGTACGTTTGTATGCGGGTATATACATACACGCACGCTCTCTCACgtaggcacacacacacacgcacacacgtACATGCGAATGACGAAGCCGCAAACacaggaaaaaaaaagaatagtACATAagtaacaacaacagcaacgaGTGGATGAGAGAGAGCGAAAAcggcttgttgttgttgctgctgctgctagtGGTGGGAAATGCTGAATGGAATTTTTACATGTTTTTCGGCTCGTTACTCTTTTTTGCACTCTACCTTCAGCTCAATAacttgaaaaaaatatatatacagcaaaaaaaataaagaaaaacagCGAGTTTCTACTCCTTACTCGCCCTAGTAAAATGTTTGCATGTGTGCgtgcaaaaccaaaaccaaaaccaaaaaaaaaaaacatgtataacttgaaaaaagaaaagaaaaactcCAGAAAACAATGCGTTTTTTGGATACTATACTAGATATTAattgcaaaatgatttttcacAATGTCTGCGTGTTTTCCACTATCATTTGGCTTTTCTCTCCATCGTTTGTTCAGTCCGCTTTGTTATATACACTTCACGTCACGCTAGAAACcctgtatgtatatatatgtatacatgaTGTGCTGTCGCTGTGTGTATTGTTTTTTCGTCGTGGGTTTTCTCTTATTTTGTTAACTACGCACACGATCGGGCACACAAAACTGGGTCTTTGTCGTGTTTTTCAGCAGTTTAAGTTTTTCACTAACTGGGATTTGGATTTACGTGGCGAGGTGGCGAGTGCCAGATAGAAAAATTACCAGAAAAAAATTCACTGCGCGAACTGACTTTCCTCtcggcaacaacaaaaaagcaGTGTGCCTTGGGGATGTGGAAGATACATgaaaatatcaatatatcgatatttcgAACTAAAATATATGTGATATTTTTCATCTGATATATAtcgatatatttttttgatgcTGGACCcctgaaaattaaaaacacgtAAAAAGGACTGAccgtatttttattttctacatTTCGTTGCGGTTAACGGAACTTTGGTTCGGAAATCttacatttatataaatttaaatgtaaaattttaattttatatattaaaaatacactTTGCCTCACATGCTTGCCTGCCATGCAGCTTCGAGTGTCAGAAATGCGTAAAACTATACATTTCAGAACCAAAAATCCATTGTTAGTAATTTAAGTCCTTTAGGACACACACGAGTTTAACAGTTTCAAATTTaagtattaaaattaattgttttccctataaaaataataaccaaaaaatttattcaactaaaaaatatcaaaaatactcgatatatcgatatttttcggttgataaatattttatccatttgatattataaaaaaatgatatatcATCGATACGATATTTTTTAGTTCCACTGTTAGAGGTGGATAATCGtcgatgtttttaaatttttaaatatctatGTTTCTTGGCGAGTATTTATGTTTTTGACACATTACCAAGAAGTTATCtatgtacataaataaaaaagggtTTATAATTTATGTCACTgtatttacatattttcaGTCAACTGGTGGTGAAAGAAGATACGGTGGATTTTTTACCAAGAAAGTTGCTCATACCGTAAGTATTTATACCAATAACACCTTTTCGTAATTCAAGGAGAACTGCAAAACCCACCTTCGAAAAGGAAGCGCGAAAAATCAAATGTGTAACGTAAAGAcaataagttttatttgtgAAACTCAATTCACTTTAACAATAAAATATACATGGAGTAAGagaaatatttcatttttactTTTCTATTATATACCAAAATATGCCAAAAGGTCAATCGATGTTAAAATGAATGCGGCTCTATATTAACATTGATCGCaattatttgaaattcagGAAACACcattttgtaatattattcacaaaaaaatacaacaaaaattgTATCATATATTAAAACTAGACTAAGCCAAATAGCCAAatagattttaaaatatgcaTAATTTGGTATAAGACGTTCATTCAAAGCAAACTCATTACAAAGTATTTTATTCCACAGGGCACTTTTCTGTGGGTGGGGTTAAGCCAGGTCTTTTATTCTCTGAGCACGGATACGCCGCTTATTCCGTCTTTCACGAATACTGAAAGTACAGGGATCAGGTTATTAAAATCATGAAGTACACATCGGCCATACGAAGCTTGAATACTCTTAAAGCGTTACGATCTTCAggccaaaattaaaatattgtgTGCAGGGttacaaattataacttaCCTATCAGTGATCATTTTGAGGGTGGTGCGCTTAAGAATAAGAAGcacaaaaaccaaaatacCAAAACCCAGTTGGAAATTTTGGATGAGTATGTCcacaaatataacaataaaatcaaaaaaatttaaaaaataaattacatgAGGTATAAGCATAAGAATCCAAGAAATGCCCATCATAAGAAATAATCGGAAGAACTGTAGATAACTatgtattaaaataaaagtaagtattattattgtttgagtatttcaaaatattaaacttacgTTTGCGTGTCAAAATTTAGGCAGGCCATTGGCGAATCCCCATTTTCTGAAAACGTcttcatttctttttttactTTCCATATATTGATGGTAGTCAGGAAAAACATGATCACATTGAAGAAAGTCAAGATCACATATAGCAATACAACGAAAAGGCTTAACACAGCGgcttaaaaaagaaataaaaaataaaagtggaAACAATTTGAACAATAAGACTATAAATCATATAACATTTTGAAATTAGaatctataaatatatagttttgATATTACAAATGATATATTTTGTATCATTAAAACAGATCTTTTTTGATTTGatatgaaataaattgattGGACTTTCTATAAACTTACCCGTTAGCGACCAATAAAAGTGTCTCTGAAAAATTCTAGATCCTGTCGCAATTGCAGCCGAAATCCAGACAATAGCGTTGTATATCAGAAACTGATAGCGACATTCAGGACTTCCGAGAGGTTTGAAAACTTTCCACAAGTGATAGCTTATGACACCGTTCCATGCTTCATTAGCAATTCCGAAGAAAACGTAGAAGTCATCAAAATAatctaaaataataaacaagttCAAAAACTTTCTGGTCCGAGAAGACTTTCACAACTTACACAGTATGTGTTTTACTTCTTCAGAATAACTTAAAACCGACCTAAAATACGATAGAAACATGCAAAATAGTTTGAAGGTAATGCATTTGCCGAGTGTATTTCGGAGCTTCTTAACGTAAATATAAACGGCAATGGTAAGAAGAATACATATCATCGATAGGCTGTTTACTGTatgaaaagaaaacaaaaagaaaatgttgaaCTAAGTTAATTAGCTATTTTgtgatattttattattaagcTTCActtgttaaataaaataaatacatagaattAACTTATAAAAACTTCACCAATTAATTCATAAAGCGGGCTCATTTTGAACCATCAACTTGCCACACCAAAAGAAAAAACTCAACTGGCTCTCGATAGCTTTATTTcgcaaaataaatacattttaatttaattagctTCTTAAAATGCACTTTGGAGACCCATTTTCATTGCACataatatatttcaatttcgaaaatttttccttttttcgtTATCTTTCTCTCTAGAGGGAAAGCATACATCCTGATAAtgattttttcaaaatatgtaatatatatgaagataaaatatatatatatatataacacatatttgaaattatataaaaagttGTCTTTTTTAAAATAGGGTATTCAATACAATACAAATTAATCCAAATCAAAGTCgattttctttaatcataccCGATGTTTTTGGTGTTTTATTGTGTAAACCAAATGTTAATGTCTTTAATCTTTAATGTCTCTTTGACATAAACATTGTGAAAGACACATTTCCGACtcaataaagaatatatattcttgattaacAGCGGAATTATTGGAAAAATTAGGTTAAAatataatgttttatataagtaaatatgcATCATTTTGAAATTATTCTTTAAAAACAACGTATTTGTCAGAGCtagaaacttaaaaaaatttgtctgGTTCCTCTACCTCTATACGGGTGCAGCGCTTAAGGATGAGCAAAATAAGCAGGGAAATACCAAAACCGTGATAAAAGTATTTGAAGGCCGGTTCCCAGATGTGTAAGATCGTCAGAATCAAGCAAATTATTAACAGGATCCAAGAAACGCACATTATGGAATAGATTTGTAGACACTGTAGAAAACTATATATAGAATACCGAATAGGGTTAGATGCAGGACTAACTGTCGAATGCCAAAAGTAAATAGGACTTACGTTTGTTTGTTGGAACTGTCACAGGTCCTTGTTGTTTCCTCCTGCGAAGTAAGCTTGTTCAATTCCCCCTTTACTTTGCAAATGTGAATGGCCGTTAGGATAAGCATGATTCCATTAAAGGTATTTAGGATCAGAAGAGGGTAAACACCGAAATCGATGATCCAGTGAATTACTGTGAGATCTGGAGATTTCTTTAATTCCTAGTTTTTAACATTacatattcttttttattgatttatttacaTTGGTGATTTATTTAGGACCGAAATCCTTTATCTAGACCGTTTTTGTCTTGAAATTATTACTCAAATCAGGAAAATTTTGTTATTTACTGAATGTCAATGCAAGACCACAACAAATAGACTAATTCAAAATAGATAATCCTTTTTGTAGtctacaaatattttttcaaatgtATAAATTTGACTGTAGCCTATTATAACTTACCTATCGGATCGGGAGAGCCTATACAATAGAATAAAAGCCACCGAATCAGGCCAAGCAAAATGGAAGGCGTGATCCAGACAAAGATGCTGCAGGCCAAGAACCGATTTCGAGATTCAAATCGATACTTAAATACATTGTGCAGTTGAATACAAATAACTGAGAACCAGAGATTGTGAGCAATCTCAAAGTAAAAAGTTCTGCATGATGTAAATGTAAACTCGAAGATGTCCATTATCGAGTTAAGATAAATCGCAAAAACACAAAGTAAACTGCAGATAAGGCATTTGTCGAGCTTATTGCGGAGATTCATTACATAAATAGTATCGATTATCAGGACAAGGCTTATCATCGATGTTACCAAAACTAGAAGAAAATAAAGAGAACAGAACTGAATGTATACTTTGctaaaaaaacatttctaCATCTTCAGTTGAAGCGATCATGCAGATAGCTTCAGACTGAAAATGGAATAAACACTGCAAggtttattaataattaaaatttttaaatacgCATTACTCTTCGTTGTTGTaatctaaaatatatatttaataataaaagcaCTACCGATCAGTTCACAAAGCCagaacattttaattataccAACACTCTTCCTGTGAGGGACAAATTCGACTGGCCTCTTAATGTCGCTATAAGCTTGGCTTCAAGTCTCAGTATTTTAGAATTTGCCCAAAGGGACTTTaggaatatatacatatataaaaatatatttgagcaTGCAAAACACTCTTAAGGGACTCactttccttctttttttttttaataaggaGCGAAACCATAGACATATTTTACTCattaacttttttattttttcattactTTTCTTCGAACCGGAGTGTGTCCATATTTTTGATGTaccaacaaatatttaatcaaGAGCGCTGAGTTttttatcttttaaaataaaaagaaattatttattttagtttaatCGACTACCAAAGGCATTCATTTAACCAACAATTTTGTTGCCAACCAAGAAAAAACCAAGGAATAATGTCAATAAAATCATATATGTATTTGCAACAGACAAATAATTGTAAAAGTAACTTTAAAGCTTAACAGAAGAAAATAACATTTGAACaatatacaattattttagGCTCCCCCTCAAAGATATAGACTCTttgctctttttttttttggaaatagACCATTTATTCAAGCATCTACGGAGTTCTATGGATATGCCTAGAATTCCGCGAGAGCAATATACGCCGATCGCGAGCCAGGCCCCAAAATATCAAGCGTATATATAATCGCCACCATCTTCACTATCTGCGAACACACCGAGTAGTCCCTGAGCTAAGCGATGAAACTGGCCACTGGGGCTGGACTCGCGGATCGGCTCCTTAATTCTAACTAGATCTgtatatggtatatggtatatggtatatTGTATATCTGTATAATCTGTATAAACATGTATAATGTAATGCAGGCTAGGCGGGCTTCTAATGTTCAAAAGGCGCGGGGTGGGCGTGGTAATTCAGGTTGTAAACTTTCGAATATTTGTACAATTTCACTTTCTTTGTGTCGTTCGCCTTTTGAGTACGGATCAAAGTCTTTTGAGAAACACATGGCCATAACGGGAGCTGGTACATGGTCAATATATCTATATACATATAGTAATATATAGCTAATAATATCAAGATAGATAGATGGGGAGACATGAGCACTCGCACAATTTGAATCTTTGGCAAGACCGCAGATACTGATCACAAGAATCGTTTCGATTTAGTTAGTTCGTAATGCTAATGGCTACAACTATTCGTACTCgctcgcaaaaaaaaaaaaaaatttggctAATTGTGGAGCAGAGACATCTCGGGTACATCTTGTTCATCATAGGAATACGTTATACACATCATGGCTGACAAAATCATCGAATCCCTGTCGTTAAGTACTCTAAGGTCTAAATTCGATGCGTTTCCGTTCTCACGGACCGATGGCTCCCTCGCCATCGGGATACAGGTTCACCAGGATGGCATAGTAGTGACAGCCGGCGGCCAGCACCACAAAGAGATGCCAAATGGCATGGGCCATGGGTATCATGCCGTCCGCCTTGAAGAACACAATGCCCAGGATGTAGAAGGCGCCGCCGAACTTTAGCTGCAGCATCCCGTGGAAGTGATGGCCAGTAAAGACCACCACCAAGGCCGGTCCCAGGCCCATCACCAGGTAGAAGAACGTCTCCAAGCACTTGTAGCGCTCGTGGAAGAGCTGTAGTggggaaaaaaaatatataaattaaaatggattcGATACAAAAAGGGGGTTACAATATATCTCTATAATAGCACATTAAACATCTTTAAAAATTACAGAATCTACCATTTATACCTGCTGGTAGGCAATGCCTATGCCCGCCATCAGCCAGATGACCCACTCCATGCAGAAGAGTATGGCCGAGTGGTCGGTGTTCTCCAGCGTGAGCCAGGGGAAGTAGGAGCCGGCGATGAACACATAGATCATGGCCCTGTCGCACCGATGGAGCACGTTCTTCAGACCCTGGTACGTCTGCCAGCCCAGACAGGGCCAGGCCTTGACATTGCTCGGAGGTCTTACGGGGGGAAAACAGTAAGTAACCGATATACAGGTTAAAAGAAGGCCATTCAGTGCACTCACTTGTGCTCGGCACAGTAGCAGGAGCAGTGGAAGAAGGTCGACACCGTGAAGAGCATGCAGAGGGCACCGCCATAGACCCAGGAAACCAAATACTGGCTGGCACTGGATGAGCGTTCGAACAGCGTTATGGCCGCAAACACGGCGGGCAGTATCCAAATCCCGTGAGTAATCACATTGGCCACCTGTTCAATCTGTTTTTTGAACGAAACGTGTGTGTTGTTAAAGAATGTGGTGTACAAACAACCAGGCCAGAACTCACCTCCGTTGGCTGGTAGGCACAGCCGGGCTTCGCCTTGGCATTCTTCCATTTGACATTGCGCAGCTGCAGCTTGAGTTTGGAATTCGACTTGATGATGGACTTCCAAAACTTGCTAAATAAATTCTCAAGGAAGGCGTACTTATTCTGCAGGTCCTGCATCAGGCTGAGGTTACCATCGACCTCGCCCTTCCCATGTCCACTGCCATTCCGGATCCCACTGGCGTGGCCACTCCCTTCGCTGGTGCTCATCGTAGACAGACTGCGGATTAGATTGCAAATTGGTTGTCCGAATCGTGAAATTGATTGATTGCCGACTAACCCGGCTAACCTATCCACCCACGCCTCCCCATTTTATGGCCAATTGATTATCACCCCATATATACCGCTTTTGGTCTACATCGAGTGATAAGCACTCGACTCGGCGGCAATGACTTCATAATGGAACTGGCCAGCCCCTTGAGAAATTCCTGCATTGAGTTAATTTATGGTCATTTAGTATTGCACAGACAACCTGCATACAATGGCCAGGGTTGCTGATTTTGACCCGATCCGCAATTGAAACCAGTTCTCTGATTGGCGGCCGCTTATCTCGCGTGTCGGGAACACGGCTCAAAGTCCGAATCGGGTGAGATACGAATATGATTATGGGGTTCTCGAAATTCGTTTGCAGTTGCAGTCAAAATAGTTCTTATTTTGGGAACTCATAGTCTAGTATATCGAACTCATTATCTATTACCTATTTGcataattgcattttaattgtAATAGTCCAAAAGTAGTGTATATCAAATACTAAGTAAATTCACTCATTTGCCCTTTTCTGATATTTTCATTATTGACACAGACATGTAAAAAGGTTCTATAATCGTTTTCAAAAAAGTATTTCAAAACCTTGATTTTACGTAAGTATCCTGCTTAATAGCCCGGtaaaatgttattattattttataattaccaaaaaaaatcgTGGTTCTGGGTTTAATGGCGCGGAGATACTAGTTATACCACGGTTAATAATCCGTGAAACTCGCCTTATGATAGCATTTACGATAATGTTCTcggaatatataaatatttaaccgTGTGGTTAAGACTTGAAACGTTTACTGGCTTGGTCCTCTCATTGAATTATGACAATTTTTTAATAGACGAGCGACAGTGGGTGGCGGTGGGTGACCCTGACCCCCCCAAAAGTATGCCCCATTGAAAGCGGAGGGGGTCACAGGCTGGGAAAACATAGCGGTCGCCCCCGCCGAACTTCATCGCCATAACGACTATGCTAATAGTTATAAAAATAGATGCCTCGGGCATTCCTTATATTGGCAATTACAAAACAGCGGGTGGGGAAAAATAGCACTGGGAGAAAATGACATAACATTTCTAACCTTTATATTGGATATCACTTAAGTGTTGTGTAATCATAGATTTCCTCTCAATATTTTGTAGGATTTGAGATACCTACATAAAcctatatttttaatatagtAATACCTAATTCCTAAATGTAAAATGTACATATTATTTAAGAAccctatttttaagatttcaagcttaacaacaaaataaaattaaatttttcatatacattttttttgaagATCCCATCTCAT includes these proteins:
- the LOC119556704 gene encoding monocyte to macrophage differentiation factor, encoding MSTSEGSGHASGIRNGSGHGKGEVDGNLSLMQDLQNKYAFLENLFSKFWKSIIKSNSKLKLQLRNVKWKNAKAKPGCAYQPTEIEQVANVITHGIWILPAVFAAITLFERSSSASQYLVSWVYGGALCMLFTVSTFFHCSCYCAEHKPPSNVKAWPCLGWQTYQGLKNVLHRCDRAMIYVFIAGSYFPWLTLENTDHSAILFCMEWVIWLMAGIGIAYQQLFHERYKCLETFFYLVMGLGPALVVVFTGHHFHGMLQLKFGGAFYILGIVFFKADGMIPMAHAIWHLFVVLAAGCHYYAILVNLYPDGEGAIGP